The Anabaena sp. PCC 7108 region TTTGATTAAAAAGCACAGGCTGAATCAACAAAAATCAAATAAGAGTTCTATATTTAGATACTTATTTTCTATGTAATCATTTAATAGATTCACAACTATTAGCCATGTTAAAAATTGTATATCTGAATATACTTAAAAAATTGGATGATTTCGTTAACACTCTACTAGTTTTTTACCCAAAAAAAGAAAAATGCAAAAATTAGACCTCTATCATAATTTAATCCACGATTGTTGAACATTGGAGTCGAATTATCTATGTCAGACCCCAACATTGGTCGTTTACTTAGCAACCGTTATCAGCTTCAAGAGCTAATTGGCACTGGAGCAATGGGACGAGTGTATCGTGCTAAGGATATTTTGTTGGGAGGTGTACCCGTTGCCATTAAGTTTCTCGCTTTATCCATGCAAAACGAAAAAATGCGTTTGCAAGAACGTTTTGAGCGAGAAGCAAAAACCTGTGCTTTACTAGGTCAAAAAAGCATTCATATTGTCCGTGTAATGGACTATGGAGTAGATGAAAATCAAACTCCATACTACGTAATGGAATACTTGCAAGGACAAAGCCTCAGTACTGAAATCCGCAGCCAAAATATGCCTTTATCTAGATTCCTCAGTATGGCTCGGCAAATTTGTCTAGGCTTACAGTGCGCTCACAATGGTATCCCCGTCGATGGAGTAATTTGCCCAATTATTCATCGTGATATTAAGCCCAGCAATATGCTGGTGATTCAAGATGCCAGTTTTGGGGAATTAGTCAAGGTGTTAGACTTTGGAATTGCTAAGTTAATCATGTCGGATAGTGATCAGACGAAATTCTATTTGGGTACTCTGGCTTATTCTTCTCCAGAACAAATTGAGGGTAAGGAATTAGATAATCGTTCGGATATTTATAGTTTGGGTGTGATGATGTTTGAAATGCTCACAGCTAAAATGCCACTGATGGCATCAACTCAGACGTTTGGAGCATGGTATCAAACTCATCTGTTTCAAAAACCACTATCATTTGCTGAAGTTAAGCCGACATTAAAAATACCAAAGCCAGTTGAAGATTTGGTGATGAGTTGTTTAGCCAAGAAAGCCAGCGATCGCCCTCAAAGTATTAATCATATCCTCGCTGTCTTAGTAGCCGCAGAACAGGAGGAGAAGATCCGTAAAAAGAATAGTCAAAATATTCCTTTAGTCAATCAAAGTTTCACAACTCATACCAATATTGAAAAACAGACAAAACCTGAAAAGCGCCTAGCCCCAGCAATTGACAAAAAAAACCAAACTGAACTAGGTTTATCCCCCATCAGCGATGAGATTGCTCGTCTCGCTTCTTGGCCTTCAAATAAACCAATCGCTGATATTTTTTTTCCCCAAACTATCCATAACCATGGCGAAGCTTTACCAGCCTTGTGGGTAATGCTACCTGAACAAGAAATTCGCAAGCGCTTAGTCTGTACCCGCTACAATCAATTTCTGTTCATTTCTCTACCTCATCCCATGCTGTTGTGGATTACAGTCATCTATAACCGCAAACATGGAGCTAAATGGTTACCTTACTACATTAATCTCAAAACCACCTTTGGCCAGGAGATCGTCCGCTTACTGCAATATAAAGGTAATTATCGCTTGTTATTCTTTGCACGAGAAACACCCAGTCGCTGTACTCATGTTCTATCTTCCAATATTGCCTCTATTCAATGTCAGCGACTGCAAGAGTGGCTGCAAATGAGCAAGATATCGACATTATCTGGGGACTCACAATACAGTAAGGAACTACTGAAAAAAGAATATGAAAAGATTAAACCGCTAATCTTAGCCAAATTAGAAGCAATGGATACTGATTCACCATTTGACTTGTCTGGTTAACTTTAATTTTTTTATATTACAAAAAATATATGTATTTTTATAGCAGTCAATCCTCAAAAGTAAACTTTTATAAACAAAATATCTTTAAGTTAAGAAATTATAGTTAGATAAATTTGGAAGTGAAAAATTTTCAATGTCTAATTTAAGTATAAATAAACAATTTTATACAGACACTGAATTAATTAAAGTCCATAAAAATTTATTTAGCCAAGTAACATACATTATGGCTACGCTCGATAGGGCAATTCAATGTAAAGACTAATGATTAACTTGATAGACCTACAGTATAAAAGACTCTTAAAGGTTTGATTGAGGTACAGGTTAATTTACTGATACAAGTTTTTGAATTTAAGAAAGTTGCGATCGCTGATCGAAGTTGACGCCCCAGCATCACCAGCTTTTTTCCTCCTTGGAACCTAGCAAGAGAAGGAGGTCGCCCACTGCGACACAAGAAGATTTACTCTATGCCATAGTGGAGCCTGGATCTAGTCCCCACTGATGCTTGAGAAGTTCTTTATAGGTTGCCTCCCGCACAACCATTTGCTCATACAGCTTAACTAAAAAGTCTTGGGCTTGTTCGTGGCTCATGTGCTGTACTTGAGTAGCAAATGAGCGGATATTAAATTGCTGTTCTAAGGAAAGCTCAACTGGTTGATTCATAGTTAAAACCAAAAAACAACGCGTAAAAGTGATATTGCTTACATAAAAGCCAAGAGGACAATACTTAAATCGGTATATGCCCTACATCTATTTTTCTGTATTAAGAACTATAACAATTGTTTGACAAAATGCCTAGTTCTCTAAGATTGGATTTTCTGCTTGGATATTTTGCACCTAGAGCTACTAATATGTAACTTAAGTCTGCTAACTAAGTTATATTTATTGCGGATAAATAAACTAGGGTTGCAACTCAAGTGGGTTTTAGAATGCGCCTAGGGTTGGTTGAATTCTCTCCTTACATTTACGACTGGCAAGGGTGAAAGGTGCGAGATGTTTATTGCTGAGATTATGTAAATTTAGCCTCATCGGGTAAATTTAGAGGTTAAAGATATTTTTATCAATTTGTAAATAAGAAAAATGCTCAGATTGAACAAAATGCTGAGTATATTTACTCGAATTGTCAATAGTCACTGGTAATTTGTCAGTTGTTGATCATTTAACCAATGACTAAAAACAGAGAAATGGTATCAGTGACTCATTTCCAATCACCAATGACTATTAACCAATTAAATTAAGAATTTTCCTCGACAGCGACAATGACAATAGTGATGTTGTCATGACCACCTTCTTCCTTAGCAGCTTCAACCAAAGAGAAGGCTGCTTTATCTAGCCAGGGTGTATCTTTGAGGTAGCTAGAAATTTTTTGGTCAACGAGTTCCTCAGTTAGTCCATCACTACATAACAACAAGCGATCGCCAACTTGTAGTTCTAGTGGTTGCACATCAACATGATGCACATCTTCACGCCCCAAACAGCGGGATAAAACATGGCGATAGGGATGCAACCTAGCCTCATCGACAGAGAGATCACCCATTTTTATGGCTCTGGCTATCCAAGTATGGTCTTCTGTGATTTGTTGCAGTTGCGAGTCACGAAAGCGGTATAGTCGTGAATCACCAATGTGGGCGCACAGAGGCTGTTCTTGTCGACGGAAAAGTACGACTACAGCAGTTGTCCCCATATCAGATCGTTCCGGGTGATTTTGCTGATCTTGCAAAATAGCTGCATTCGCTGCTAACAAAGCCTGCTCTAATAATTCTGGTGACGATTGAGAAGACTGCCAATTTGCTGTCAAATAAGCCTCTATTTCCTGGGTAGCAATGCGACTAGCTTCTTCACCTCCTGCATGACCACCCATACCATCAGCAACTATGAAAAATCGTCCTTCTGGGTCTATGTGGTAAGCATCTTGATTATTAGAACGAATAAGTCCCGGATCGGTACAACCGGTAAAGTTAAGTTTCATAAATTTTTTTGGAAACAATTAATACATACGATCATAACGGTCGAGGCGTAAAAGTAGACGGATTAGTATGATTGAGACTGCTGCTGCGATTAAACCAGCCAAAATTGCCAACCATAGTTCATGATTCACTAAGAGAATCGTAGCTGAAACTGTAAATCCACTGATTATTAGAGCGTAGCTTGTTCCTAGTTGAATGTTACTCTGCCTGCGTAGTAATCGTTCTGTTTCTACAGAGCGAACCCGCACGCGAATATCTCCACGTTCTAGCTTATCTAGTGTATCCTCTAATCTTCGTGGTAATCCTAAGGCAGTACTACTGACTTGCACCGCTTGACGACTTAATTCATTCAAGAAACTATTCCCCTCTGAACCATTGTTGTCGGTAATAAGCTGCATAGCATAGGGCTGGGCAACTTCCATAAAATTAAATTCTGGATCTAGTCCCTTGCCTACCCCCTCTAGGGTAGAAAAAGCCCGCATTACAAAAGTGAAAGTTGCAGGAAATCTAAATGGTTGATCGTAAGCTATTTGGTAAAGGTCTTCACTAATAGCGGCAACTGATTGGTTTTCAAAGGGCTTATCCATGAAATTGTCCAGCATATACTGGACAGAACGTCGTACAGGCCCCATGTCGTCTGTGGGTGCGATCGCACCCAAATCTATGAGAGACTGAACCACACGATCGCCATCTTTTTGAGCGATACCAAACAGCGTTTCCATTAGTCCTTCGCGGACATTGGCTTTAATCCGCCCCATCATCCCGAAATCATAGAAAATCAAAGCCCCATCTGGGCTAACTGCTAGATTACCAGGGTGAGGATCAGCGTGGAAGAAACCATTATTAAGTAGCTGGTGTAAGTAAGCTTGAGCGCCATAACGAGCGATCGCTTTTCTATCTACACCCGCCGCCTCTAAAGCTTCATATTGGCTAACTTTAATCCCCGGAACATACTCCAACGTAATCACTCTTGAGGTGGTGTAACGCCAGTAAACCCGTGGAACCTTCACCCAGTCATAAGCGCGAAAGTTACGGCGAAAAGTATCAGCATTGCGACCTTCATTGAGATAATCGATTTCTTCCCAAAGAATGCGACAACATTCTTCATAAATGCCCATCCAATCTCGTCCCCGTCCCCATTTGGGATGGCTTTGAAAATAACGAGCAATACCTTTGAGAATTTGCAAATCGATTTCAAATAACTTCTTTAGTCCAGGACGCTGTACCTTGACAACAACTGATTCCCCAGAATGCAACACAGCCTTGTGAACTTGCCCCAAACTAGCAGCAGCTAGAGGAATGGGTTCAAAACTCTGGAAGAGTTCGGGAATTTCTTTACTAAGTTCTTGTTCAATAATCGCTTCTACTTGCTCATAGCTGAATGCTGGAACTCTATCTTGTAGTTTAGATAGTTCTTCCACGTATTCACCAGGGAAGAT contains the following coding sequences:
- a CDS encoding serine/threonine-protein kinase, with amino-acid sequence MSDPNIGRLLSNRYQLQELIGTGAMGRVYRAKDILLGGVPVAIKFLALSMQNEKMRLQERFEREAKTCALLGQKSIHIVRVMDYGVDENQTPYYVMEYLQGQSLSTEIRSQNMPLSRFLSMARQICLGLQCAHNGIPVDGVICPIIHRDIKPSNMLVIQDASFGELVKVLDFGIAKLIMSDSDQTKFYLGTLAYSSPEQIEGKELDNRSDIYSLGVMMFEMLTAKMPLMASTQTFGAWYQTHLFQKPLSFAEVKPTLKIPKPVEDLVMSCLAKKASDRPQSINHILAVLVAAEQEEKIRKKNSQNIPLVNQSFTTHTNIEKQTKPEKRLAPAIDKKNQTELGLSPISDEIARLASWPSNKPIADIFFPQTIHNHGEALPALWVMLPEQEIRKRLVCTRYNQFLFISLPHPMLLWITVIYNRKHGAKWLPYYINLKTTFGQEIVRLLQYKGNYRLLFFARETPSRCTHVLSSNIASIQCQRLQEWLQMSKISTLSGDSQYSKELLKKEYEKIKPLILAKLEAMDTDSPFDLSG
- a CDS encoding NblA/ycf18 family protein, yielding MNQPVELSLEQQFNIRSFATQVQHMSHEQAQDFLVKLYEQMVVREATYKELLKHQWGLDPGSTMA
- a CDS encoding Stp1/IreP family PP2C-type Ser/Thr phosphatase; amino-acid sequence: MKLNFTGCTDPGLIRSNNQDAYHIDPEGRFFIVADGMGGHAGGEEASRIATQEIEAYLTANWQSSQSSPELLEQALLAANAAILQDQQNHPERSDMGTTAVVVLFRRQEQPLCAHIGDSRLYRFRDSQLQQITEDHTWIARAIKMGDLSVDEARLHPYRHVLSRCLGREDVHHVDVQPLELQVGDRLLLCSDGLTEELVDQKISSYLKDTPWLDKAAFSLVEAAKEEGGHDNITIVIVAVEENS
- a CDS encoding AarF/ABC1/UbiB kinase family protein → MEQGYSDKAYRWNRESYSSKRRFIDIWSFVLTLMFKLWRFNKAWSYPGGVTELKQSARRKAQAIWIRNTFLDLGPTFIKVGQLFSTRADIFPGEYVEELSKLQDRVPAFSYEQVEAIIEQELSKEIPELFQSFEPIPLAAASLGQVHKAVLHSGESVVVKVQRPGLKKLFEIDLQILKGIARYFQSHPKWGRGRDWMGIYEECCRILWEEIDYLNEGRNADTFRRNFRAYDWVKVPRVYWRYTTSRVITLEYVPGIKVSQYEALEAAGVDRKAIARYGAQAYLHQLLNNGFFHADPHPGNLAVSPDGALIFYDFGMMGRIKANVREGLMETLFGIAQKDGDRVVQSLIDLGAIAPTDDMGPVRRSVQYMLDNFMDKPFENQSVAAISEDLYQIAYDQPFRFPATFTFVMRAFSTLEGVGKGLDPEFNFMEVAQPYAMQLITDNNGSEGNSFLNELSRQAVQVSSTALGLPRRLEDTLDKLERGDIRVRVRSVETERLLRRQSNIQLGTSYALIISGFTVSATILLVNHELWLAILAGLIAAAVSIILIRLLLRLDRYDRMY